In Capsicum annuum cultivar UCD-10X-F1 chromosome 8, UCD10Xv1.1, whole genome shotgun sequence, the genomic window CATCTTCACACCTATCAGATATGTCGGTCGAGCTAACATCGTTAAACCACTGTAATATATGTCATGTGTCAGCCAAAGTTCAACCAAGAAGGTTAAAGTCACAACAACCTTAAGAGAACAGAAGTGTAACACCTTTGTATACTTTCCCAAGGTAAGTGATCCCAAAATATTTGAACTCTCATTGGAAGATAAATCTGGTAAACAAGGGATGGACTGAAAAGAAAAGCAATTAATAATGATGTGAGTAGAAAAAGGCGTGCTTAATGCAGAGTACAAATTTTTAATCCAATGAAAAGAACTCATTCAGCATTGAAACTACGTTAATAGTCTCCGCTACAAGTACAGGATCAACCTAATCCTATGCTTAAGATTGACCTTGTTTTAGATATGtcaaaatccattttgggggccTAAAACACAAGGTTATGATGGACAGGGAAATGTCACATTTTTTTCAGCAAGTTAAACAAAATAGTCTTCCATATTCTATATTATACAAGTAGAGTGAATATTGCACcatggatttaaaaaaaaaaaagaacaatggGACATTCAGCGGAAGAAACATCCCCCAAACTGAACCAGGATCAGAACAGTCTCTGAAGGAAAACACCCAAACTTAAGTTATTATGATAATCAAAATACTTCTGTATAATAAACGATCATCGTAACTGCAATTTTAGTGGAAAATTCACCTTTGAAAGATGATCTGATACCCTATTAACTAAAATATTTACacgaatgaagaaaaaaaagttaagaCTGAACCCTCGAGCAGAACAATATCTTGAAATTTTGCAGAAGTACAATTTGTAAGTGATTACAGGATTCAGCGGAACTCGGTCAGCTGGAGAGGATCCCAAGATTGCTGCATACCTGAAAAGTTGTAAGGAAATAACAATAATCAGCACTTATCAACCGTAAGAGTGGTCTTATCAGCATGATCAAGATAGCTGGACCAAATTTAACAGATAGATTCCCAAACATACAAACCTAATTCTTTTGGAAAATATATACAGCCTAATTGAAGACAATAGAAGTCTGACAGTTGCATTGTTCTGTCATGGTTAAAGTCTGGCATTGCACCTTGGAAGCTGACTATCTAGGTGATTTTTTACTTTTCCGAGTAAACTTCTAATCTTAGCTTTTGAACTGTAAGACGTGTAGGGAGTAAATACAGGTAGGAAAACCCGTACATaatggaagaaaaagacctataTAGGCGATACGTATCAGTTGGGAACTTGGGATAAATTTTGGTCATATCTCCCCATTACTTTAAATCTATGCTTGTAGGAGTCATTTAATCAATCTAAGATTTATATGTGTTTTCCAGTAATAACTTGTCTTTTGACACTCGGTATCTTCTACACCGTTGTTTAGCAGACATAAAGGTAAATGAAATTGATGCAGAATGTAAAGTGTAACAACATAAATAATTTGATTGCATATGTAATCAAGTCAAACAGGTAAATGAAAAATGCATGGTTAAATATAGACAGTGAGATGAATATCAGAGATTCTCATCACCAGAATTGACTATTTGTTTGTAAAGAAATAGGCAGCAAAACCCAGTTACTAACACGAGTATAGCATCCTCAACTGTAGCTGTTAAGGGTCCAATAATTGTGACAGTTCCTGCTTCCCACAATGACCTGAGAAAAGAACAAGAGATGGACCAAATTATAAACATCTATGCTTGCAACATGCAATCACAATCATTGAAAATGTTTGTAAAATATGCCTGATCTAGTTAATAACTCAAAtacttttttatacatataaatatatgatcTAAACATCACGTACTTATGATCAAATTTGAAATATTGGATACTTTTATTGATTTCTGAAGTCTTCCAAGTGTATGGAAGTTCATTCTAATATCATTGACAATGGCGAAAATGCAACATATCACAACATAGAATAAAATTTAATAGTATTTCTTTTGAAATCTAGTTTCTAGGATATAACTAGTCGTAACATCACTTCTCCATGTTCATGCATTACAAAATAGTCATCTGACCAAAAATTTGTAAGAAAAACTTAGCTTGCTTCTGTTCGCACTCTAACAGCATTCATGAGTTCATTggcattttctttttttgggattCTGTAATGAAAGAATAGAAAACCAAAAACCTTTCTTTTTTCACCAATATTTTAAGCTCCATTAACTATGAATCTGCAAGATGTAAGTAGGCATGTACCCGGTGTCTGCTTCACTGTCGTATCACGGTATGAATTATGTAAGTAGTGCATGTCAAAAGCGTAGAGGACTCTTCGTTGACTACAATGCTAAGCAAATGTGCAGAATAGAGTTATCAACCATGGCAGTATTCACTTCTCTACAAAGCTACCTTATTTCTCATACCATGAAGTGCTTGGAAAATAATGCTTTTGAGTTTTGACTAAAGGCCTAGAAAAAATATACTTGATTTCATGCCTTACGCAGAGTTGTtgatttattatgattatttcgcTCATCCACTAGCAAAATGAAAATGCCCTTTACAGATTTTGAAGAATAAATGTCAACATAGAGACTTGATAAATCCAGAAATAATGGATAACTACAGAAAAGAACAATTTGTAGGCTAGAAGGATTAAATTGTAGCTACTGAGAGAGACGAGTTGTACGAGGCAGAAGATCATAGTTTTGACAGTAGACAGAAAGTCTTCATGAAGGGAACAATATGATTCATAAGGATAAACCATTATGGTATAGATGCACATTCACCTACCATTCATGAACTTACCCTTTCAAGTCGGTCCGTCCAAATGTTGTTTTCAAGCCCACAACCCCGCAAAGAGAAGCAGGAATTCGTACTGAACCTGGCCTTCAAATGAATAAATCTTGAAAATCGGTAACCATTTAAAAACAAACTACTAATTCACTACCCCTATATGTCATACAACCTCCACCATCTGTTCCCAAAGCTGCTGAGCAAAATCCAGAAGCAACAATTGCAGCTGAACCTGAGGAAGAGCCACCTGTGTACCTTTTTGGATTATGCGGATTTCCAGGTGTACTGCCATAGGAAAATGCTCATTAATGATGTGAAAGGTAAAATATACACTCAACCTAAAAGATACCCAAGAAACAATAGTTACCAGATACACTTCAAGAAATTCTATTTCGAGAACAAGGGAAAAATATCTAAAGAGGTCTGTATGAATGGCTCTAATATAACTCAAGCAAGACCCTCAGCCACTCAACCAAAGGAAAAAGACTACAAAGATGTAATAGCTGGACAACATTTATTATTAGACATGTTGGAATATGTAACTTAAGAAAGACTCATCATTCAAAAGAGATGTATGGAAAGAAAAATTGTACTGTTCTGTAGTTAAATGAGTCAAAATGTGGCATTAATCACAAAACAGCCAGAAAACCACCAGCCGACATCCTTTCTTGTACAAGAAGAATGTACAAGGAAAAAGCCGCTCTAGTGAACCATATGCTATGATTTctaaagaaaatccaaaactccggctacataattatcaaaattgaaacAGAGAGGAAGATAGAAATCAAAAGTGATTATTCGAGGGACATCTTTAGCATACTCCTATTAAATGTGAAATAGTGCTTTAACATTCACAAAACCAATATCTAGTCATGCTTGCTGTTTGTAGGTTCAAGGAAAAAAATTTACCCGTAATTTGGATTATTTCCTGTCGTTCCCATtccaaactcatgcatatttgcCTTTCCTACTAAAATTGCACCACTGTTTCGTAATCTTGAGACAGAAACCGCATCTATCTTTACCTGGCGAACCTCATGAAACCATGTCGAACCACCTGCACTTTTTTACAGGGAAAAAAGTTCAGCTAAAAACGGCAGAGATATTTGCAGAGGAAATATGAGGTTAAACACGTACCCTTTGAAGGATGAGGAAAGCAATCAATGTCATCCTTGACTGCAATGAAAATCCCATCTAAGATTGACAGTGGGATTCCTCCATGACCAcatcataaaagaaaaagaaacagagGAAAGGAAATATGATTTAGTAAAAAAGAGTGAGCAGACTTGGCACAGTAGTATGGGATGTGCTTTATTTGCAGGAAACTAATATCATTTTCATCATTTATTTGACAGTGTGCAGAAAACTTAGGAAAAGAAAGGTAAATTGTGAATTGCTAAGTTCTTAGGAGATCCAACTTTATGCacatcaacaaataaaaatacctTCCTCAAATCTCTGAGTGGATGCTGCTGCTTGTCTTCTCACTTCATTGGGGTCAAAGGAGATTAATAATGGTGCTGATGGCTGCTTATTATTAAATACTTCCATTGCTGAGATGAAGTGCTCTACAACCTTTAGCACGACAGAGGTTTATTAGTCTTGAAGATGACCGAAATAAAAGAACCAATGGAAAGTCACTTGCCTTAGATGGGGTCGTAAGCTTAGATCTGTATGCATATCCATAATCACGGATTTTCCAGTAGCGGAATGGAAATGGTTCTCCTGAATCAGAACTCCATCTACTAGAAGGATCATAATGTGGAAGACACTTGAAGGCTAAATCAACCCGTTCTTCAGGTTTTCCATCTTCTTCTAAGCAAACAACACCAGGCTCTGGCTCTAATACATATAACATACTAAACAAGTCAGTACCATTAGAAAAGCACCTTAATTCCTGAATTCCAACTTCAACAAAATCATGGAATGCCCACAACATTATTCTTCTGTTTAGCTATACTTCCGAAAATCAGCTGagcattagtttatcactattaCAGTCATGCTCAAAGAGTAAAATCTAAGCGGTAAAAAGTTTAGCCTTGCTCATGAACTTTTGCTATCAAGAAGCTTATAAGATCCACCAACTAATAAGAAAAAAGCAAAAGAGAGACAATATAAGTTGCAATAAGATAATTAAGCAGCAGCATCTAGTGGAATgacatatttaaaaaaagaataagtatcttcctACTCCAAGATGAAAGATTGTACACTAAACATATAGtatataataacaattatgaCTCAATCCCAAGCAAATCATAATCAGTAATATGAATCCTCCATGTCCATGCGGCTCCATTTTAAGCCCCTACCAGTCTAATATGTAAAATTAGTCACTAGCAAACATTAGACCTGAAGCAAATGTATTAGCGTGATTAAAATTTAATCCCAACTAACTGTATCGTTTAAGGATATATTATTTAATCCTTTATTTGGTAGGACTTGTAGTATAACTAGGGTATATAACTATTACATAGCAAACCATGGTATTAGCAATTCAAGGACTTCACTTCATGGATGAGCGTGGGTTAGAGACAAACTTATCCTTAGTACACCAAACCAAACAGTGGATAGAAAATAGTCCCAGCATTACGAATACACCTTATTCAGGAGTGGAGCTAGCTAATTGTAAGGGGGTCCGAACCCCCTTcggcgaaaaattatactatttttacaaaCTTAAAATTATAGTTATTGCTCCCTTcaactagttttttttttccacATTTTTCGATTTTAAACCCCTTAGTTAAAATATTGGCTCCGACGCTGACCTTATTCAGTACTATTCTCAGACACTATCAAATGACCCCTTAGATCTTTTTCCTCCATTGTGTCATAAATTTGCACACacaatatatcaataaaataatgaaagataaGCAGCAAGAGTTTATTACAAAACCTTGAAGAGGGAACTGGGGAATGAACATTGGAACCTCTGGGATCACAGTATTTTTGAGCATCTGACAgtcaaaaaaaaacatttttttaatttactaatCTCCTTCGTATACATAAAATAGCAAGTAAACAAACCTGAGTAATCCCATTCTTCTGCTTAAGATGAGTGGCAATTAAATTGCCAATTAAAGGTGCCTCCATTAACTTAACAAACAACTTGAACCAAAAACCAGTCAAATGTGGAGCTGCAAATCGTTAGTACACAaactcagaaaaaaaaaaaattatactgcCAATTTCATCATAgcaaaaaatatgaaatacaaaCCTTCAATTTTCTCAGGCTGATATTTCACTACGGTGAGGTCTACTTCGTTCGCCGGCAACATCACTTGTTTCTTCTTACCCATTTTTCAGTCACAATTTTTGAACTGGACAAGACACACAAGGAGAATAAAATTGATTGTAGattgatagatagataaataaaaaatcatacatTTAATTCAGAGTTCTGAAAGTTGCAAACAGGCTAAGACCAATAGCAATGGAGAAAAATTGACAAGTTTTAACACggatttctttaattttcatccTGACAGTGACGGTTGAGTTTAAATTCAATTCTAcaactactccctccattttataTAAACTACGTGTTGCCCTGACACacacttaaaattgaaaaaagtacTAGTACTATAACTTTCTTAATTTGTTAGGATAgtcaaataaaatcaaacatttatttttaggataaataatataaatatcaactttttaaaaataattatacactctctcacttttttaattattttattctctctattaatatacataacataaccaattttatgtatatgtggattttttgtaatatgtttagggagttgacattttttgtaatattgaaaacataagttgtgtattggtgtaattttttgttatttttatacataggtaaaataaaatgaaaatcttcCTTATGTCTCGATCCCACCTTTGGtgaatggagaaaactctgtgCCCAGTTTTCTACCACTTAGTGCGCTGACAATAGAAcagagccaaaaaaaaaaaatgacttaacaCATATcgatcatataaaaataaaatgcgTCATATATTTATAATAGAGGAGCATGACTCATGTCAGCACGAGCCCAacaataagatatttatttatcttttcaatcttaatatatttaaacaaaaatttttaataaaaggattgcatatgttttctaggattcatctgaaatctagcatgagttcaacatatgttattttaatatatatctagataattaaatatttttttctgttttctaTTCGGTTTTTGGTGTCCGCATTTaagccccgactaatccggatcacGCGTTGCAGGGCACATTAAGGTAACagcactcccaacagagttttaTCCATACCCAGGGTTGAACTCtcaacctctggttaagggtaAAATAGTCTCATCCACTACACCACAAATCATGTtggtatttagataatttaaattgttaactattgtaatttataatatttttttatgtaattttcaaattaatatacattacttttcttgtccaaatttttgtagcattgatagtcaattatattttaaaaataatttaaatttttaattattgtgatttataatacttttcttctattccaattttagtgacactaatataattttaagagtcgaccaaagattttatatcttttaaattttttaagttgttaattattgtgatttctagtatttttcatgtaattttttgaaatatataatatactatttactttgtttttagatattttaagttattaactgttgtaatttataatactttttatgtaattttgaataatatatgttactcttcttgtccagagttttgtgtcgacaatagtcaattatatttttttaaataatttaaatttttgttcattgtgatttataatatttttctatttcaacttatgtggcacaatgcttaaatgaccataataattaattaggggtcatatagtaaaatataattattattatttattatttattatttttattatgtgtatgtgttgattcaagaagaatttgaaaacatttagaaatatgttgaatgttacaaatgttaataatccatttagtgcttcttgatttctctacatttatctcttttatgtttttactcttttgtccTTTGAGCATATAtagtaattattattaatttttcaatacataagtgacttataataattaattgcgggtgatatattaaaattacgattgaagcagcggaaatcaatcaatttttaattttttgtttgttaattatacagtactttttatttcattttcaaataatatatgttgctttatttcttcttctgtcccgtttcaatttatgtgacactaatataattttgataatcaatcaaatattttatattgacatatcattttgttattgttatttttttaatacataaataacttataataagtTACATATGGGTAAAATAAAATGAGAGTCCTCCTCCCTGTGTCTCAATTTATATAAGTTCATTTGACTTAACACATGTCTCGTGAAAGAAAGTACTAACACATAGTACAAATTAAAAtacagtattttttatttaatttttgcaaTTGGGACCTTGGAAAGGTCTGAACAACCAGTTACTTCCAATTTCAGTGCTTATCGAACAAGAATGTTATGGTTAGTCACGTACAATGTTGGGCTTCAAATACTCATACACAAGCCCGAAACTATCACAATACATTTCGTACCCATTTTTTCAATCTTCATCTTCataatttgattaagaaaataaataactacATCACAAAATAATACTTTCCTCCGTTTCTCTCGGTTTGACTTAAcacaattttcttttaaaaaaaatatatattaaaatatttttaaattttattattttaaagagtaaatacataattacaccactGATCTTATTcgaaatttttaaaaagacacttGAACTTTAACTTCAATCTATTACTCCACgaatcttctttatttcgttgcaaatacACTATTTTGACCCACTGCGTGTATACACACGTCACAAGCGCGTGAAAAGACACAAATTGACTTTTTAGACCAATTAGAAGTTGTCACGtgcaaataatttaatatataatttatatatattttaaaaattaatatttatttattatgtcatATATCCTAAAGACATAGGTCATAAATATGTCTTTTAACTCGGCCTCAATCACATATATGACCTTTAAATTTGGATGTGCACGAGTATGCAgttaaatttgtataaagttgaacaagtaaacaCATGCATTCTATATGACATAATACACATAAGACGTCAtgtaggaaaaaaaaaattggcaaCGTGGACacatgtgtctacttgttcaactttatgcAAGTTTAAGTGTTTACCTAtgcacacccaaagttgaagGTCATTAATGTTATCTGATGCCAAGTTAAGAACATGTTTATGCACTGTGCCTATCCTAAAAGCACCCCTGAaatatagttgttgttgtattgagGCATCTGGTTGTCCTGCCACCCAGGTCCTTGAGTGTGAGTGTGCGACCCGAGTTTGAGTCTCAGTCTTGACTATAGTGGTATTCTAGTTGTATTCAAATTCTGGATCATTATAATGACATTTCACTATACAGATAATGAtatattttacttctctataACGGCATTCTACCTATAATAACAATGGTGTTTATCATAGTGGTACACTCTTTGTAAAATTACCCTTTTATAACAACATGTTCAAATATTATgcaataatattttgaaaaaaaatattttgtagacaataaaataccaaaatatttacGTTAAATATCGTTAATATCATATACAAATTAAATTTCAAGTACAAATattgaatttaaaagaaaaagttgtattTAAACGGTGGAAAtcatttatttcataacttcacAATGAAAAACAATTAATGTTTGTGTTATTTATATTCATGCTCTTTCTGAATGTCAGATCTCTCTCTCTGTATAACAGGATTAGAGGCATGCCACCAAGAAAGGTATTTAtctcttttctcctatttttaattttttttagtgttcttttcaattattctctttaatttttaattatgcattaatGTGCtacattaatttaaaatatttatataaaattagtCTATCATGAAAAAACTTACAATCAAATTCACGTAGCAATAGCCAACGACGATCTTTATGATTTCTACTAATTCTACTCCTTAAATGTGTTTTATGTTATAAAAATGAAAAGTCCTTTCTTTAACTTTCTCAACTATGCTTAAACAAGAATAACAATTCATTTATCTTTCATTTGAAAGGCCAAAAGTCATTCAGCCAACGCAGCATGCTTTCTGTAATTACTAAGGTATCGTTTGGTAGAgttattaacaaaaataatatatatattaattaatgtgtattatgaatatcttatttggtatatttTCAGTCAACGTATAACTAATACACTCTACTGTGTATTAAGATGTGCATTATTAATACCAcctattttctatgtattagtaatgcaaagttttttatatatgcattaacttattaaatgaccttaatacccctcaattttcctctcaaaatatttcactatTCCTTTTCCCGctattttaatttgcaatagtgaattttttcaaaatattttacaatttttttcccatcattttaatctacaacaatgaataattgattaaataattgtaacatatttttgctttgattcgagagtctttaaaaagatttaaaaaaattgagactatttcttaattttacgttatatattttatttttgtttcgactatgttaatccgttgACATAATATTTCATGCTCAAAGatgaaggtcttgcaattaatccgaaacctctatatactagtttaacaatactaattatatttgagatgacaaaaaaattttgttgcaaaaaaatgtacaaaataaaaaaaaagtatttttgtaaacagacatttcttttatagaaattatgtaagatgcattatttcttatacatcaaacaaaacaatgtataagaaataatacatgcataactaatacaaacataAGTAATataagtattactaatacaagtaTTATTAATACACTATATCTTGCATTGATCTTATATACTCTAACAAACGACCCCTTAAGTAAATTCAATGTACAAAGAACAtaatattcttttaattgaatTCATCATATAATAAATGTGATACTTATTTACAATGTAAATGAACCACaaattaatggaaaaaaaattgaaaaatcggTAGCTATTATATATATGGCATAGTGAGATCAACCCAATTCagctatttttttttagaaaagatatCATCACGTTCAAATATGATGCTGTGAGGAAGAAGGCTTTCTTGAATTGAAAACAAGGCTTACCAGGTGAGCATATTTTTGttgcttaattttttttcatttcatattatttggtccttattaatttgatatatcttcaaaaaaaaaaaaaaaaattatttaaagagGTATTTTACTGAATTAATCATAGTAATAATgttttagaattttgaatttaaCTACTACTtgctttatataattttttaataccaaATGTAGTATAGGAAAAGAAAAACTCTTGTTTTGctaaaaatgaacaaacaaagtGAAACACTTCATATTGAATATAAGGATaaagtaaaatgaaacggaggaagtaactCTTAAGATTAAAAGATATAACAATAATAAGTGAAGATGTTGTTAAATTTCTCTTTACTaaataattttacatttttacgatggcaaaaaaataaaaaataaatttctttattgtttaaaCGACTCACAACTAAAGCTTGAAGATTTTGTTTCATTTCGAAGTCTCTTCTTATTTGATGATATTGTGTGTTGAATTTATATGAAAGAGTTTTAAAAGAAAGGGACAATTTTTGGTGGTTTGATGAAATTTTAATACAATTTCGATGATTTTGAAGACGGAAAAGAATAGTTTTAGAATTAAGTTGTGGATTATAAAGAAATGTCAGGTCAAAAAGAAAAGTTACTCTTCAAAAGTAGAGACAAAAAATTCGATATACACTTAAAACATATTAGTTGAATAAAGAAAAGTTATGTTTGAAAATTTATGCAAATTAACATTaatgtaaataaattaaaaccagtaaaataaaataaacaaaaggaaaagaattgTCTTAAATGATGTTTCAcctaatataaaatttatatttttcttgaagatgaaagaccataattattttcaaaaatggagaaaacaataaaatgaaGTGATAACAATATAATGCTTTAGAACATAAAATCTAATCCATTTAATTATgagaactaattttttttaattattgaatattttaaaaatatttcataaatttaataaaaattttgtaATTGCGCGAAGCGCGGACTAGTGTCAGTATATAACAACATCCCACTACAACTATGAAATATCGACattataaaaatttgaatatatacatagtCTTAATATTTGAGTTGGCGCATTATAATTTGAATTATGATACTTTATCCACTCTAAAACGAATCTCCGCGGAAGACATCAAAATgcatttttttttagtaaaaaaaagttggacatacatatatatatatatagtaaataaaaTAGATGGAGGAGGC contains:
- the LOC107840134 gene encoding fatty acid amide hydrolase isoform X2; its protein translation is MEAPLIGNLIATHLKQKNGITQMLKNTVIPEVPMFIPQFPLQEPEPGVVCLEEDGKPEERVDLAFKCLPHYDPSSRWSSDSGEPFPFRYWKIRDYGYAYRSKLTTPSKVVEHFISAMEVFNNKQPSAPLLISFDPNEVRRQAAASTQRFEEGIPLSILDGIFIAVKDDIDCFPHPSKGGSTWFHEVRQVKIDAVSVSRLRNSGAILVGKANMHEFGMGTTGNNPNYGTPGNPHNPKRYTGGSSSGSAAIVASGFCSAALGTDGGGSVRIPASLCGVVGLKTTFGRTDLKGSLWEAGTVTIIGPLTATVEDAILVYAAILGSSPADRVPLNPSIPCLPDLSSNESSNILGSLTLGKYTKWFNDVSSTDISDRCEDVLNQLFHLYGCKTTEIVIPELHELRTAHTVTFGSESLCLLNPDCEDGKGVRLTNDTRTNLALFRSFAASDYVSAQCLRRRIMFYHMEIFKKVDVIVAPTTGMTAPEIPKSALAVGETNLQVVASLMQFAMTANVLGLPAISVPIGYDKQGLPIGLQLIGRPWCEASILRLATAIEEISAECRKKPVEFYDILKGNYN
- the LOC107840134 gene encoding fatty acid amide hydrolase isoform X1, giving the protein MGKKKQVMLPANEVDLTVVKYQPEKIEAPHLTGFWFKLFVKLMEAPLIGNLIATHLKQKNGITQMLKNTVIPEVPMFIPQFPLQEPEPGVVCLEEDGKPEERVDLAFKCLPHYDPSSRWSSDSGEPFPFRYWKIRDYGYAYRSKLTTPSKVVEHFISAMEVFNNKQPSAPLLISFDPNEVRRQAAASTQRFEEGIPLSILDGIFIAVKDDIDCFPHPSKGGSTWFHEVRQVKIDAVSVSRLRNSGAILVGKANMHEFGMGTTGNNPNYGTPGNPHNPKRYTGGSSSGSAAIVASGFCSAALGTDGGGSVRIPASLCGVVGLKTTFGRTDLKGSLWEAGTVTIIGPLTATVEDAILVYAAILGSSPADRVPLNPSIPCLPDLSSNESSNILGSLTLGKYTKWFNDVSSTDISDRCEDVLNQLFHLYGCKTTEIVIPELHELRTAHTVTFGSESLCLLNPDCEDGKGVRLTNDTRTNLALFRSFAASDYVSAQCLRRRIMFYHMEIFKKVDVIVAPTTGMTAPEIPKSALAVGETNLQVVASLMQFAMTANVLGLPAISVPIGYDKQGLPIGLQLIGRPWCEASILRLATAIEEISAECRKKPVEFYDILKGNYN